In Ruminiclostridium josui JCM 17888, the genomic window TACAACTTACCCAGGGGAAGAAAGATGTATTAATGTTTTCAGCATCTTCCACACTTAAATTAGGATTTGTCGCAATGGATAGAAGAAGCAGTATATCAAGTCCAGAATCTATGCACATACAGAATTCCCAGTTGGTCAAATCAGGATATTTCTGACCGTGTGCGGTACTCCATCTAATCAGATTTACCTCCTTTTCATTGTCATTGGAGGAGTATTTTGTTACCTGCAGGTCTATGTACAGTGCAAGATACGCAGATATAGAGTCTCTGACAATATCAAATGAAGGTAGTAGCTGAATTTTTTGACGGCACTTTTCAACAAGAATACTTAGATAGCCATTATCATCCTTTGAAGGGAAAAAGGTAAAATATTTCTCAAAGGATTCATTCCTTATATTTGTAGCATCCTTTAATGAAGAAAATACTACTCTGATGAAAGCTTCAGTTACAACAGATGAATTTTCACAGATTTTATTCAGGTAGCGTATAATAGCCATAAACGAAAAAATAACCTCTGAGGCAAGTTTAACATTAACTCCTGGCCAAAATGTACAAACCGATGAAACGGCCATATCAAAACTACTTTGTTTCAGGGCCTCCACAGCATTTCTTTTAATATTGTATTTTGATATACGCCCGGTATAATTGTAATACTCTTCGGACTTTTTATTAATGATGGGATTTATTCTTCTAATATACCTGTTTATGAAACGAATAGAGCCTATGATGTTTCTCATAATTTACCCCTAAATAAAGTATTTCAGACTAGATTTTTACCATATGCCTTATTGCTTAAACAGTTGTATTCTAATCATGATGCTTGAAAAATTTTATACAAATATGTATAGTAGTATCAGTAGCAATATACAATTTGCCCCTTAAAATTATAAGCGCCGGGTAAATTATACCATGTTTGTAGTAAAAGATTCAAATTGACAGCAATCCTAATAAAAATAGAGCAGGTGATAGTTTTGATATTTGATACACATGCACATTATGATGATGATAAATTTGATGAAGATAGAGACAGCCTTCTTCAGGAACTTCACAGCAATGGGATAGCATACATTCTCAATGCTTCTGCCGATATTAATTCTCTTGATGCTTCCATAGAACTTTCCGGCAAATATGACTTTGTATATGCCGCTTTGGGTATACATCCTCACTATGCGGAAGAGATGAATGAGAAGATAATTGAAAAGATAAAGAAATTAGCCCAAAACAGCAAAGTAGTTGCAATCGGAGAGATTGGACTTGATTATTATTATGACAATTCACCAAGAGATATTCAAAGGTATTGGTTTGAGAGACAGATTGATTTGGCAAAGGAACTTGAACTGCCTATAATAATTCATGACAGAGATGCACATGAGGATACTGTAAACATTATCAAAAAAACAAATGCACAGCAGGTGGGAGGTATATTCCATTGCTTTTCTGGAAGCAAGGAAATGGCGTTGGATATGCTAAAACACAATTTATATATTGCAGTTGGCGGGGCGGTAACCTTTAAGAATTCCAGAAGAATAAAAGAGGTTGTTGAAGCTGTTCCGCTAGACAAACTTGTTATTGAAACAGACTGCCCGTATCTTACACCGGAGCCTTACAGAGGGAAACGCAATAATTCTGGATACTTGGTTCACATAATAGAAAAAATTGCTGAGATAAAAGGTATAGGCACGGATGAAGTAGCTGAAACTACACTCACTAATGCAAAAAAGGTTTTCAAAATAGTATAGAATAATAGAATAAATGCCCTTAATGTTTACTTAATATTTAAGGAGAAAAATTATGAAAAGATTTATTATTATTATAGTATTTCTATTTCTTATAGCGTTACTTATATCATTTAATTATTTGCTTTGGGATAGAGAGAAGCAACTTGAAAACTTTCAGGACTTAAAAGATGCTAAAAACTTTACAATAGATACTCTGGGAGAAAAAAATAATACTCTTGATAAAAAGAACAAGGAATTGACAGAAAAAGTTGA contains:
- a CDS encoding TatD family hydrolase, whose amino-acid sequence is MIFDTHAHYDDDKFDEDRDSLLQELHSNGIAYILNASADINSLDASIELSGKYDFVYAALGIHPHYAEEMNEKIIEKIKKLAQNSKVVAIGEIGLDYYYDNSPRDIQRYWFERQIDLAKELELPIIIHDRDAHEDTVNIIKKTNAQQVGGIFHCFSGSKEMALDMLKHNLYIAVGGAVTFKNSRRIKEVVEAVPLDKLVIETDCPYLTPEPYRGKRNNSGYLVHIIEKIAEIKGIGTDEVAETTLTNAKKVFKIV
- a CDS encoding DUF2600 family protein, translated to MRNIIGSIRFINRYIRRINPIINKKSEEYYNYTGRISKYNIKRNAVEALKQSSFDMAVSSVCTFWPGVNVKLASEVIFSFMAIIRYLNKICENSSVVTEAFIRVVFSSLKDATNIRNESFEKYFTFFPSKDDNGYLSILVEKCRQKIQLLPSFDIVRDSISAYLALYIDLQVTKYSSNDNEKEVNLIRWSTAHGQKYPDLTNWEFCMCIDSGLDILLLLSIATNPNLSVEDAENINTSFFPWVSCIHKILECYIKYNDDLSSGSLNYIFYYDNLKEYEDRIRFFTDKALSVRTAYKSNVKSVLKIILSLFITDPKAREGMNNITSKGLYKSGGKGMWLYSLSAKILRALKKF